From Bacillus pumilus, one genomic window encodes:
- the argJ gene encoding bifunctional ornithine acetyltransferase/N-acetylglutamate synthase encodes MIELNEKSIVKIDGDVSSPKGFEAKGIHIGLRYSKKDLGLIVSEVLAASAAVYTQSHFQAAPLQVTQKSLKKTGQLKGVIVNSAIANACTGEQGLKDAYEMQAACADMLGVEPDYIAVSSTGVIGECLDMDKVKKGISQLKEAKAGNGHFEEAILTTDTVIKNTTYTLTINGKEILIAGAAKGSGMIHPNMATMLGFVTTDANVEQEALQNALRDITDVTFNQITVDGETSTNDMVLVMANGMAENEALNEKHPEWPLFKEGLKLACEDLAKEIARDGEGATKLIEAQVAGAKNNLEAGIIAKKIVGSSLVKTAVYGTDANWGRIVGAIGHSAASVTPQEVEVYLGAQCLFKHNEPQPFSEEEAKAYLEQDEITILIQMNEGNGKAAAWGCDLTYDYVKINASYRT; translated from the coding sequence ATGATCGAATTGAATGAAAAAAGCATTGTAAAAATAGACGGTGACGTATCATCACCAAAAGGCTTTGAAGCAAAGGGGATTCATATTGGATTACGCTATTCAAAAAAAGACCTTGGACTGATTGTCAGTGAGGTGCTGGCAGCGAGTGCAGCGGTATACACACAAAGTCACTTTCAAGCTGCACCTCTACAAGTCACTCAGAAAAGCTTAAAAAAGACAGGGCAATTAAAAGGTGTCATTGTCAATAGTGCCATCGCCAATGCATGTACCGGTGAGCAAGGTTTGAAGGACGCATACGAAATGCAGGCAGCCTGCGCAGATATGTTAGGGGTAGAACCTGATTACATTGCTGTTTCTTCTACTGGTGTCATTGGAGAGTGTCTCGATATGGATAAAGTCAAAAAAGGCATCTCACAGCTGAAAGAAGCAAAAGCAGGAAATGGTCATTTTGAAGAGGCAATCTTAACGACAGATACAGTCATTAAAAATACAACATACACCCTGACGATAAACGGCAAAGAGATTCTAATTGCAGGTGCAGCAAAGGGCTCTGGCATGATTCATCCGAACATGGCAACGATGCTTGGCTTCGTGACAACGGATGCAAATGTCGAACAGGAAGCCCTGCAAAACGCACTTCGTGACATTACCGATGTGACCTTTAATCAAATTACCGTCGATGGGGAAACATCGACAAACGATATGGTACTCGTAATGGCAAATGGCATGGCAGAAAATGAAGCACTCAATGAAAAGCATCCAGAATGGCCATTGTTCAAAGAAGGATTAAAGCTAGCTTGTGAGGATCTTGCCAAAGAGATTGCAAGAGACGGAGAAGGTGCAACGAAATTAATTGAAGCGCAAGTTGCTGGCGCCAAAAATAATTTAGAAGCCGGCATCATAGCGAAGAAAATCGTTGGTTCAAGTCTTGTGAAAACAGCCGTCTACGGCACCGACGCCAACTGGGGGCGAATCGTCGGAGCCATTGGTCATAGTGCAGCTTCCGTCACACCACAAGAGGTAGAAGTTTATTTAGGCGCACAATGTCTGTTTAAACATAATGAACCGCAGCCATTCTCAGAAGAGGAAGCAAAAGCGTATCTAGAGCAGGATGAGATCACGATTTTGATTCAAATGAATGAGGGAAATGGTAAAGCAGCAGCATGGGGCTGTGACCTTACCTATGATTATGTGAAAATTAACGCGAGCTATCGCACATAA
- the argC gene encoding N-acetyl-gamma-glutamyl-phosphate reductase, translating to MKIGIIGATGYGGAELVRIFKHHPHVEECILYSSSGDGQLYSQSYPHLTTITDQTLKAIDPAAIVRETDAVFIATPAGVSSELSPKLMNQGVPIIDLSGDLRIQDGATYEAWYKRRAADQASVQQAVYGLSELNRETIEQAEVIANPGCFPTAVLLGLAPLMKQNLIDESMIIIDAKTGVSGAGRSASLGTHFSELNDNFKIYKVNEHQHTPEIEQILREWNPQTANITFSTHLVPMTRGIMATMYTQLKSDITKEELMKHMKGFYEDSYFVRVRDHGVYPQTREVHGSNFCDIGFHLDERTGRLTIVSVIDNLMKGAAGQAVQNFNIIKGLDEEAGLTMTPLYP from the coding sequence TTGAAAATAGGTATTATAGGTGCTACAGGGTACGGTGGTGCGGAATTGGTTCGTATCTTCAAGCATCATCCACATGTGGAGGAATGTATATTGTATTCATCAAGTGGTGATGGGCAATTATACAGTCAATCTTATCCGCATCTGACAACTATTACTGATCAAACATTAAAAGCCATTGATCCCGCTGCCATTGTGCGAGAAACAGATGCTGTGTTTATAGCGACACCGGCAGGCGTATCAAGTGAACTTTCGCCGAAGCTCATGAATCAAGGAGTGCCCATTATTGATTTATCAGGTGATTTGCGCATTCAAGATGGCGCAACCTATGAAGCTTGGTATAAACGAAGGGCAGCTGATCAAGCATCTGTTCAACAAGCTGTGTACGGATTATCTGAATTAAATCGTGAAACAATTGAGCAGGCTGAAGTTATTGCAAACCCAGGGTGCTTTCCTACCGCAGTTCTTCTCGGTTTAGCACCGCTGATGAAACAGAATCTAATCGATGAATCTATGATCATAATAGATGCAAAAACAGGCGTGTCCGGTGCAGGACGATCTGCCTCACTTGGAACACATTTTTCAGAGCTAAACGACAATTTCAAAATTTATAAGGTAAATGAACATCAACATACACCTGAAATAGAGCAAATATTAAGAGAATGGAATCCGCAAACGGCGAACATCACATTTTCAACGCATCTTGTCCCGATGACAAGGGGGATTATGGCGACGATGTATACACAGCTGAAATCAGATATCACAAAAGAGGAATTGATGAAGCATATGAAAGGCTTTTATGAAGATTCCTATTTTGTCAGAGTGAGAGATCACGGGGTGTATCCGCAAACAAGGGAAGTACACGGCAGTAATTTCTGTGACATTGGCTTTCATTTAGATGAACGTACAGGCAGACTCACGATTGTGTCTGTGATCGACAATCTCATGAAAGGCGCAGCCGGCCAAGCGGTTCAAAACTTCAACATCATCAAAGGTTTAGATGAAGAGGCGGGCCTCACAATGACACCTCTCTATCCATAA
- a CDS encoding carbamoyl phosphate synthase small subunit, translating to MKGYLNLEDGASFEGDLTGEAGMTGEVVFFTGMTGYQEVLTDPSYKGQIIVFTYPLIGNYGINHEDFESKKPQVKAVVVYEAADHFSHHLAAVSLKDYLQKWNIPLLTHTDTRAVVQNIRANGTMNAVISVDENETPPAMKQDNVVAQVTEDEIYTQGSGEEHVALIDFGFKKSIADSLEARGCKVTVIPYKQLEKVFEIKPDAILLSNGPGDPKTMKPYLKTIHDIMMTFPTLGICLGHQLIALALGGDTYKLPFGHRGANHPVQDTESKRVFMTSQNHSYVVNEKSMNDKEVDVKFLHVNDGSVEGFIHKEKLIMSVQFHPEAHPGPAESEWVFDDFIEKVKQARREVAHA from the coding sequence ATGAAAGGTTATTTAAATTTAGAAGATGGAGCCTCTTTTGAAGGAGATCTGACAGGAGAAGCTGGCATGACAGGTGAAGTGGTTTTCTTTACAGGGATGACAGGTTACCAAGAGGTGCTCACAGATCCTTCCTATAAGGGACAAATCATTGTTTTCACATATCCACTCATCGGAAATTACGGCATTAATCATGAAGACTTTGAGAGCAAAAAACCACAAGTGAAAGCTGTTGTTGTGTATGAAGCAGCTGATCATTTCTCTCATCATCTTGCAGCGGTTAGCTTAAAAGATTATTTACAGAAGTGGAACATTCCGCTTCTGACGCATACAGATACACGTGCAGTCGTGCAAAACATCCGGGCAAATGGGACGATGAACGCTGTGATCAGTGTAGACGAAAACGAAACACCGCCGGCCATGAAACAAGACAATGTGGTCGCACAGGTGACAGAGGACGAGATCTACACACAAGGCAGCGGCGAGGAACATGTAGCGCTCATTGATTTTGGCTTTAAAAAATCAATTGCAGATTCGCTTGAAGCGCGCGGCTGTAAAGTAACCGTCATTCCGTACAAACAGCTGGAAAAGGTGTTTGAGATCAAGCCAGATGCGATTCTGCTGTCAAATGGACCTGGTGATCCCAAAACAATGAAGCCATATTTAAAAACCATTCATGACATCATGATGACCTTCCCGACACTTGGAATCTGCTTAGGTCATCAATTAATCGCTCTCGCACTTGGCGGGGATACGTATAAGCTTCCATTTGGCCACCGCGGGGCGAATCACCCTGTACAAGATACAGAATCCAAACGTGTTTTCATGACAAGTCAGAACCACAGCTATGTGGTGAATGAAAAAAGCATGAATGACAAAGAAGTGGACGTGAAATTCCTTCATGTCAATGATGGATCTGTAGAAGGTTTCATTCATAAAGAGAAGCTAATTATGTCAGTTCAATTTCATCCAGAAGCACACCCAGGTCCTGCTGAAAGTGAATGGGTATTCGATGATTTTATTGAGAAAGTGAAACAAGCAAGGAGAGAAGTTGCACATGCCTAA
- a CDS encoding MFS transporter: protein MNAKAMKWFVYSQSLLFFASSLIFPFYILFIKNVGSSYSQFGLAYGLFGLSGAFIHLLLGKLPETTDRRLFLIIHSFGMAFLLLLFPHITEVEQVYMIQLALGALGGFQKHGEKLLVTELTTGNKRMKEVGHYHFWTALFSSIAIMLGGLFADFFTVHFIFYASSILYLCSALMVIYIKNER from the coding sequence ATGAATGCAAAAGCAATGAAATGGTTCGTCTACTCACAAAGCCTGCTGTTTTTCGCCAGCAGTTTGATTTTCCCTTTTTACATTCTTTTTATTAAAAATGTTGGTTCAAGCTATTCACAGTTTGGTCTTGCCTATGGCCTATTTGGTTTAAGCGGAGCGTTTATTCATTTACTCTTAGGGAAACTACCCGAAACTACTGACAGGCGTCTCTTTTTAATCATTCATTCGTTCGGTATGGCGTTTCTTTTACTGCTATTTCCGCATATAACAGAAGTGGAGCAAGTGTATATGATTCAGCTTGCACTTGGTGCGTTAGGCGGCTTTCAAAAACACGGGGAGAAACTGCTTGTCACGGAACTGACAACAGGTAATAAAAGAATGAAGGAGGTTGGACACTATCATTTTTGGACAGCTCTTTTTTCATCCATCGCGATTATGCTTGGCGGCCTGTTTGCTGATTTCTTTACCGTTCATTTCATTTTTTATGCAAGCTCCATATTATATTTATGCAGTGCGCTCATGGTCATCTATATCAAAAACGAAAGATAA
- the argB gene encoding acetylglutamate kinase yields the protein MDKTIVFKCGGSVIRELSDTFYENVRSLQAAGFKLAIVHGGGPEITSMLQKLEVKTEFVDGQRKTTKPVLEVAEMVLSGTVNKYFVSELAKHDISSVGVSGKDGQMLVADFLDQDVYGYVGEIKEVHPEMAEALMEKQFIPVIAPLSMTEECQTLNVNADLAASAVAGAMKADKLMFVTDVEGILKNGELLDVVTEQEALSLIDEGIISGGMIPKVQSALSALSGDVDEVMIVNGKGSIFTGETFKGTRIVKQKEAVL from the coding sequence ATGGATAAAACGATCGTATTTAAGTGTGGAGGCAGTGTCATTCGAGAACTTTCAGATACCTTTTATGAAAATGTCCGCTCACTTCAAGCTGCTGGATTTAAGCTGGCTATCGTCCATGGTGGAGGTCCTGAAATCACTAGCATGCTGCAAAAATTAGAAGTGAAAACAGAATTTGTTGACGGGCAGCGTAAAACAACGAAGCCTGTATTAGAAGTAGCTGAAATGGTCCTCTCGGGAACGGTGAATAAATACTTTGTGTCAGAGCTCGCAAAGCATGATATTTCATCTGTCGGCGTATCTGGAAAAGATGGGCAGATGCTTGTCGCCGATTTCCTCGATCAAGACGTGTACGGATACGTTGGCGAAATCAAAGAAGTCCATCCAGAGATGGCAGAAGCATTAATGGAAAAACAATTTATTCCTGTTATTGCACCGCTGTCTATGACAGAAGAATGCCAAACGTTAAACGTAAATGCTGATTTAGCAGCATCAGCTGTCGCAGGAGCGATGAAAGCTGATAAGCTCATGTTTGTTACAGATGTGGAAGGCATTTTAAAAAATGGTGAATTATTAGATGTCGTCACCGAACAAGAAGCTCTTTCACTCATTGATGAAGGCATTATTTCCGGGGGAATGATTCCAAAAGTGCAATCCGCTTTAAGTGCTTTATCAGGAGATGTGGATGAAGTCATGATCGTGAATGGCAAAGGCAGTATCTTTACAGGGGAAACCTTTAAAGGAACAAGAATTGTGAAACAAAAGGAGGCGGTCCTGTGA
- a CDS encoding acetylornithine transaminase gives MSHLFQTYGRWNVEIKEAAGSWAVDTNGKKYLDFIQGIAVTNLGHNHPKVNQAIKKQLDHVWHVSNLFENGLQEKAAEKLAANSSGDLVFFCNSGAEANEGAIKLARKATGKTNIVTFLHSFHGRTYAGMAATGQDKIKTGFGPMLEGFHYVPFNDPDAIAACEVDDVAAVMLEVVQGEGGVNPATAEFLEAVQAFCKKHEALLIVDEIQTGIGRTGTAFAYEQTGLDPDIISSAKGLGNGFPVGAVIGKKALGDAFSPGSHGTTFGGNMLAMAAVNATLDVIFKEEFLSEVKEKGAYLLEKLQDLKQLNIVKEVRGKGLMAGIECHQPVGDYITALREQGLLVLPAGPNVIRLLPPLNVEKAEIDHAIEAITQVLANEAVTV, from the coding sequence GTGAGTCATCTCTTTCAAACGTATGGACGGTGGAATGTTGAAATTAAAGAGGCAGCAGGTTCTTGGGCAGTCGATACAAATGGAAAAAAATACTTAGACTTTATACAAGGCATTGCGGTTACAAATCTAGGCCACAATCACCCAAAGGTCAATCAAGCCATCAAGAAGCAGCTTGATCACGTCTGGCATGTATCGAATCTATTTGAAAATGGACTGCAGGAAAAAGCAGCAGAAAAGCTTGCGGCAAACAGTTCAGGAGACCTCGTGTTTTTCTGCAATAGCGGAGCTGAGGCAAATGAAGGCGCGATCAAATTAGCACGTAAAGCAACAGGGAAAACAAATATCGTGACATTTTTGCACTCTTTTCATGGGCGCACGTATGCTGGTATGGCTGCTACAGGTCAAGATAAAATCAAAACTGGCTTTGGCCCTATGCTGGAAGGCTTTCATTATGTACCGTTTAATGACCCAGACGCTATTGCGGCGTGTGAAGTCGATGATGTGGCAGCGGTAATGCTCGAGGTTGTGCAAGGAGAAGGTGGAGTAAATCCAGCAACAGCAGAATTTCTAGAAGCCGTTCAAGCGTTTTGCAAAAAGCATGAAGCACTGCTGATCGTAGACGAAATTCAAACGGGTATTGGACGTACAGGAACAGCGTTTGCATACGAACAAACGGGACTTGATCCTGATATTATCTCTTCTGCTAAAGGCTTAGGAAACGGCTTCCCAGTCGGTGCGGTCATCGGGAAAAAGGCTTTAGGAGATGCATTCTCACCAGGTTCACACGGAACAACCTTTGGTGGCAACATGCTTGCCATGGCCGCAGTGAATGCAACACTAGATGTCATTTTCAAAGAAGAGTTTCTTTCAGAAGTCAAAGAAAAAGGTGCTTATCTGTTAGAAAAGCTGCAAGATCTGAAACAACTGAATATCGTAAAAGAAGTACGCGGAAAAGGATTGATGGCAGGGATTGAATGTCATCAGCCAGTCGGTGATTATATCACAGCTCTTAGAGAACAAGGGTTGCTGGTACTTCCAGCTGGTCCAAATGTGATTCGGTTATTACCTCCGCTGAATGTAGAAAAAGCAGAAATAGATCATGCAATAGAAGCGATTACTCAGGTTTTAGCAAATGAAGCAGTGACGGTTTAA